One genomic window of Fusarium keratoplasticum isolate Fu6.1 chromosome 3, whole genome shotgun sequence includes the following:
- a CDS encoding Lysine--tRNA ligase, with amino-acid sequence MADEAAPPTEQVANLHLDEVTGERVSKTELKKRQKARQKEEEKKKKAAARPAAAAAPKKAGSAEAAEKDLTPNQYFEIRSRNINKLRETKSPNPYPHKFHVTYDLRNFVQDYGHLKSGESVQDKIIQIGARVHGKRASGSKLLFYDVRTEGVKVQILCQAQEVREGAPAFEDQHEHLRRGDIIGIIGYPGRTAPKNKIEKGEEGELSIFATEVVLLTPCLHALPDDHYGFKDLEQRFRKRYLDLICNEKSRNVFVTRSKMITWIRRYFDERDFVEVETPMMNQIAGGATAKPFTTHHNEYDMQMYMRVAPELYLKMLVVGGLNRVYEIGRQFRNEGADLTHNPEFTTIEFYQAYADVNDLMDITEDMVSGLVKYLTGGYVTTFHTQSGEKYEVNWEKPWPRYEMIPELEKATGEKFPPGDQLHTQETNDFLRGILKKMKLDCTPPLTNARMIDKLVGEYIEEKCVNPSFITGHPQVMSPLAKYHREIPGLCERFEAFVCKKEIANAYTELNDPFDQRLRFEEQARQKDQGDDEAQLIDENFCTSLEYGLPPTGGWGMGIDRMVMFLTDNYTIREVLAFPFMKDDKADAKKLAAEVVGIEPMPEEGIAHK; translated from the exons ATGGCTGACGAGGCTGCCCCCCCGACCGAGCAGGTCGCCAACCTGCACCTCGACGAGGTCACTGGTGAGCGAGTCTCCAAGACCGAGCTGAAGAAGCGCCAGAAGGCCCgccagaaggaggaggagaagaagaagaaggctgccgctCGTCCTGCCGCCGCGGCCGCTCCCAAGAAGGCCGGAAGCGCTGAGGCCGCTGAGAAGGATCTCACCCCCAACCAGTACTTCGAGATCCGATCGAGgaacatcaacaagctccGCGAGACCAAGAGCCCCAACCCCTACCCCCACAAGTTCCACGTCACCTACGACCTGCGAAACTTTGTCCAGGACTACGGCCACCTCAAGTCTGGCGAGAGCGTccaggacaagatcatccagATCGGTGCCCGAGTTCACGGCAAGCGAGCATCGGGCTCCAAGCTCCTCTTCTACGATGTCCGGACAGAGGGCGTCAAGGTTCAGATTCTGTGCCAGGCTCAGGAGGTGCGAGAGGGCGCCCCTGCTTTTGAGGACCAGCACGAGCACCTTCGCCGAGGTGACATTATCGGCATTATTGGATACCCCGGCAG AACTGcccccaagaacaagatcgagaaGGGTGAGGAGGGCGAGCTGTCTATCTTTGCGACTGAGGTCGTTCTCCTGACTCCTTGTCTCCACGCCCTCCCTGATGACCACTATGGCTTCAAGGATCTCGAGCAGCGATTCCGTAAGCGATACCTCGATCTCATCTGCAACGAGAAGTCGCGCAATGTTTTCGTCACTCGATCCAAGATGATCACTTGGATCCGCCGCTACTTTGACGAGCGTGACTTTGTTGAGGTCGAGACTCCCATGATGAACCAGATTGCTGGCGGTGCCACCGCCAAGCCCTTTACCACTCACCACAACGAGTACGACATGCAGATGTATATGCGTGTCGCCCCTGAGCTGTACCTCAAGATGCTTGTCGTCGGTGGCCTGAACCGAGTGTACGAGATTGGACGTCAGTTCCGCAATGAGGGTGCCGATCTCACCCACAACCCCGAATTCACCACCATTGAGTTCTATCAGGCCTATGCCGATGTCAACGACCTGATGGACATCACCGAAGACATGGTCTCGGGCCTGGTCAAGTACCTGACCGGTGGCTACGTGACCACCTTCCACACCCAGTCTGGCGAGAAGTACGAGGTCAACTGGGAGAAGCCCTGGCCCCGTTATGAGATGATCcccgagctcgagaaggcGACTGGCGAGAAGTTCCCTCCCGGTGATCAGCTCCACACTCAGGAGACCAACGACTTCCTCAGGGGTAttctcaagaagatgaagctcgACTGCACACCTCCTCTGACCAACGCCCGCATGATCGACAAGCTGGTCGGCGAGTACATTGAGGAGAAGTGCGTCAACCCATCCTTCATCACCGGCCACCCTCAGGTCATGAGCCCTCTGGCCAAGTACCACCGCGAGATCCCCGGTCTCTGCGAGCGATTCGAGGCTTTTGTGTGCAAGAAGGAGATTGCCAACGCCTACACCGAGTTGAACGACCCCTTCGACCAGCGCCTGCGCTTCGAGGAGCAGGCCCGCCAGAAGGACCAgggtgacgacgaggccCAGCTCATCGACGAGAACTTCTGCACCTCGCTCGAGTACGGTCTGCCTCCCACCGGTGGATGGGGCATGGGTATTGACCGAATGGTCATGTTCCTTACTGACAACTACACCATCCGCGAGGTCCTTGCGTTCCCCTTCATGAAGGACGACAAGGCGGATGCGAAGAAGCTGGCTGCTGAGGTGGTCGGCATTGAGCCTATGCCCGAGGAGGGCATTG CTCACAAGTAA
- a CDS encoding Chromo domain-containing protein, translating into MPPALSEDDSSDAGGFSTPPRATRKSASAGAASDPNDDVDANGEDFDEQDEEGEEDEDLEEDEYVVEAIKKHIIDDDGSLKFHVKWEGYDAVADMTWEPEENLQESASEILEEYFAKIGGREKIFEQTEKASKTKKRRRTTNGTPSTTSTAKRSRRSAAHPADTTPPATAKKWSPPAGSWEDEIETIDACEEEGSGKLVVYLIWKNGNKTKHDTQIIYKKCPQKMLQFYERHVKIIREEQKAQVDEAEAALNKVYWPETSPS; encoded by the exons ATGCCCCCAG CCCTTAGTGAAGACGATTCCTCTGATGCCGGCGGGTTCTCCACTCCCCCGCGCGCGACGCGAAAGTCGGCCTCGGCTGGCGCAGCCTCGGATCCTAAcgacgatgttgatgccaATGGCGAGGATTTCGATGAACaagacgaggagggagaggaggatgaagacctcgaggaggacga GTATGTTGTCGAGGCGATCAAGAAGCacatcatcgacgacgac GGAAGCTTGAAATTCCACGTCAAGTGGGAAGGATACGATGCCGTGGCGGACATGACATGGGAGCCGGAGGAAAACCTCCA AGAATCCGCATCAGAAATCCTCGAAGAGTATTTTGCCAAGATCGGCGGACGAGAGAAGATTTTCGAGCAGACGGAAAAAGCCAGCAAAACCAAGAAGCGTCGGCGAACGACAAATGGCACCCCAAGCACAACATCAACAGCGAAGCGGTCTCgacgcagcgcagcgcatCCGGCCGACACAACACCTCCAGCGACTGCGAAGAAGTGGAGTCCTCCAGCCGGCTCGTGggaggacgagatcgagaCGATCGATGCTtgcgaggaagagggtaGTGGCAAGCTGGTTGTCTATCTGATCTGGAAGAATGGCAACAAGACGAAGCATGACACTCAGATCATCTACAAGAAGTGTCCACAAAAG ATGCTCCAATTCTACGAGCGACACGTCAAGATCATTAGAGAGGAGCAGAAGGCGCAAGTGGACGAAGCTGAGG CTGCACTCAACAAAGTCTATTGG CCTGAgacatctccatcttga